The Trinickia acidisoli genome includes a window with the following:
- a CDS encoding single-stranded DNA-binding protein: MASVNKVILVGNLGADPEIRYLPSGDAIANIRLATTDRYKDKASGEFKEATEWHRIAFFGRLAEIAGEYLKKGSSVYIEGRLRTRKWQGQDGQDRYSTEIVADQMQMLGGRGGAGGGGMGGGDDGGYSREPSESRGGGRAAGGGARSGGGGASRPSQPAGGGGLDDMDDDIPF, from the coding sequence ATGGCATCCGTAAACAAGGTCATCCTCGTCGGCAATCTCGGCGCCGATCCCGAAATTCGTTACCTGCCGAGCGGCGATGCGATCGCCAACATCCGGCTCGCTACGACGGATCGCTACAAGGACAAGGCATCGGGTGAATTCAAGGAAGCGACGGAGTGGCATCGCATCGCGTTCTTTGGACGCCTGGCGGAGATCGCCGGCGAATATCTGAAAAAGGGTTCGTCGGTTTACATCGAAGGACGCTTGCGTACGCGCAAGTGGCAAGGGCAGGACGGGCAGGATCGTTATTCGACGGAAATCGTCGCCGATCAAATGCAGATGCTTGGCGGCCGCGGTGGCGCGGGCGGCGGCGGTATGGGCGGCGGTGACGATGGCGGTTATAGCCGTGAGCCTTCGGAGTCGCGTGGCGGTGGGCGTGCAGCGGGCGGCGGGGCGCGTAGCGGCGGCGGCGGTGCTAGCCGGCCGAGCCAGCCTGCGGGCGGTGGCGGGCTCGATGATATGGATGACGATATTCCGTTTTGA
- a CDS encoding methyl-accepting chemotaxis protein, which produces MKVANLSIARKLYTAFGIVIAVLVILGVTFYSFFSSVTSANDLNIHTYQVIGETRLLTESMLNMETGLRGYAIVGDDAMLGPYRAGTDSFKQHLATIRNLTSDEPQQQERLRKLETQESQWVSSFADNLLAKRKSVLSVSMTMDQFVDAFKGDTGEAQMAAMRATLAEIVGSELSLLSVRAVEVDSLQMKTKVVLIGGTLLAIALSLVFATWISRLIASPLRDAVTHAEAIAAGDLTRTITSRTTDEVGALMRAFSGMQGKLASVISAIKTSTDSITVAAGEVRAGNADLSSRTEQQAASLEETASSMEELTATVKQNADNARQASALASNASEVADKGNDAVGRVVTTMSGINDSSSKIGEITGIIEGIAFQTNILALNAAVEAARAGEQGRGFAVVASEVRSLAQRSSAAAKEIKELIGASIDKIRGGMTEVEEAGRTMSEVTVAIGRVTGIMGEIAAASDEQSRGIEQVNQAITQMDQVTQQNASLVEQAAAAAQSLEDQGQELGRAVSTFRIATSGTVFASARP; this is translated from the coding sequence ATGAAAGTCGCAAACCTTTCCATTGCCCGGAAGCTTTATACGGCCTTCGGCATCGTTATCGCCGTGCTCGTGATCCTGGGCGTTACGTTCTATTCGTTCTTCTCGTCGGTGACGAGCGCGAACGACTTGAATATCCACACGTATCAGGTCATCGGTGAAACGCGCTTGTTGACGGAAAGCATGCTCAATATGGAAACGGGCCTGCGCGGCTATGCGATCGTCGGTGACGACGCGATGCTGGGGCCGTACCGCGCCGGAACGGACTCGTTCAAGCAGCATCTGGCGACGATCAGGAATCTCACGAGCGACGAGCCGCAGCAACAGGAGCGGCTGCGCAAGCTCGAAACCCAAGAGTCGCAATGGGTATCGAGCTTCGCCGACAATCTGCTCGCGAAGCGCAAGTCGGTATTGTCGGTCAGCATGACGATGGATCAGTTCGTCGACGCGTTCAAGGGCGACACGGGCGAAGCGCAGATGGCTGCGATGCGTGCGACGCTGGCGGAGATCGTGGGCAGCGAATTGTCGTTGCTTTCGGTGCGCGCGGTCGAGGTCGATTCGCTGCAGATGAAGACCAAGGTCGTACTGATCGGCGGCACGCTGCTGGCGATTGCGCTCTCGCTCGTTTTCGCTACGTGGATTTCCCGGCTCATCGCGTCGCCGCTGCGTGATGCCGTGACGCATGCCGAAGCGATTGCGGCGGGCGACCTGACGCGCACGATCACCTCCCGGACGACGGATGAAGTGGGTGCCTTGATGCGCGCGTTCTCCGGCATGCAGGGAAAGCTCGCCTCGGTCATTTCCGCCATCAAGACGTCGACCGACTCGATCACCGTGGCCGCGGGCGAAGTACGGGCCGGCAACGCCGATTTGTCCTCCCGCACGGAGCAGCAGGCCGCATCGCTCGAAGAGACGGCATCGAGCATGGAAGAGCTGACGGCGACGGTGAAGCAGAACGCCGACAACGCCCGCCAGGCGAGCGCTCTTGCTTCGAACGCCTCCGAAGTCGCGGACAAGGGCAACGACGCAGTGGGGCGCGTGGTCACGACGATGAGCGGCATCAACGATAGCTCGAGCAAGATCGGAGAGATCACCGGCATCATCGAAGGCATTGCGTTCCAGACGAATATCCTCGCGCTGAACGCTGCCGTCGAAGCCGCGCGCGCGGGCGAGCAAGGCAGAGGCTTCGCCGTCGTCGCCAGCGAAGTGCGCAGTCTCGCGCAGCGCTCGTCGGCAGCGGCCAAGGAAATCAAGGAGCTCATCGGCGCATCGATCGACAAAATTCGCGGCGGCATGACGGAAGTCGAAGAGGCCGGACGGACGATGTCGGAAGTGACGGTCGCCATCGGCCGTGTGACCGGCATCATGGGCGAGATCGCCGCGGCCTCGGACGAACAGAGCCGAGGCATCGAGCAGGTCAATCAAGCCATCACGCAGATGGACCAAGTGACCCAGCAAAACGCCTCGCTCGTCGAACAAGCCGCTGCCGCTGCGCAGTCGCTCGAAGATCAGGGCCAGGAACTCGGGCGGGCAGTTTCGACTTTCCGCATCGCGACGAGCGGGACTGTTTTCGCATCCGCGAGACCCTAG
- a CDS encoding FAD-binding protein, with amino-acid sequence MPTVNDVTQLNRIAVMSVVTPASTQDVVDVMTHTDLPVSIGGGHFSMGGHTASPNTLHLDMRQMNRVLRFDPQAGVIRVQAGIRWCDVQRFIDPHGFAVKIMQTYANFTVGGALSVNAHGRYMGLGPVVLSVRAMTLVLANGEVVQASRAVNTPLFKAAIGGYGGIGIIVEAELELALNARVARSDRKMDTTQYKTWFDAHVRGHEDVVFHNFDLYPPRYTHGRAVSWTVTDAPATAPRLQPLSRGFWLAKYLLWAITETPLGKFRREYFYDPLLHLGKKVHWRNYEAGYDVAELEPVGRSRRTYVLQEYFVPADAVGDFARAMGAILAKHEVNVVNISIRHALADNETVMAWSRGETFAFVLYYKQRTRASAKARVAVWTRALIDAVLTAGGTYYLPYQLHATDEQFHRAYPRARDMFALKSELDPHYRLRGALWDRYYAPLLVRASALAHDAVAPQQPAQRPSLFAQIYGDEREADRFYAFLQNIFHVLPEDRLHTLIQAETAKHGSDEAIYRGIQVGLKSITPALAMLTHALPSLAVQKAEMGRQAATLIGDTALRDYVEIGTTGRYVRAMKKHLRLTGDVMLVHDVAPGMSPVDIVERGQFGKLGGFVPLNDYAPIALPERSADLVSCFVGLHHMAPEKLAPFLASIARITRPGGYFIVRDHDVTTPTMDAFVSLAHTVFNAGLGESWETNRKEPRHFASVDTWIARIEAVGFRHTGLRLAQEGDPSDNLLLAFVRNAIYTEVDTQANDHSRSAASVDVDAGIDANLDATGEAA; translated from the coding sequence ATGCCCACGGTCAACGACGTCACTCAGCTCAACCGCATCGCGGTCATGTCGGTCGTTACGCCCGCGTCGACGCAGGATGTCGTCGACGTGATGACGCATACCGATTTGCCGGTCTCGATCGGCGGCGGCCATTTCAGCATGGGCGGCCACACCGCCAGCCCGAATACGCTGCACCTCGACATGCGACAGATGAATCGCGTCCTGCGTTTCGATCCGCAAGCCGGCGTGATTCGCGTGCAAGCGGGTATTCGCTGGTGCGACGTGCAACGATTTATCGATCCGCACGGCTTCGCGGTGAAGATCATGCAGACGTATGCGAACTTCACCGTCGGCGGCGCGCTGTCCGTGAACGCGCACGGCCGCTATATGGGACTCGGGCCGGTCGTATTGTCTGTGCGCGCAATGACGTTGGTGCTGGCGAACGGTGAAGTCGTTCAAGCGTCGCGCGCGGTCAACACGCCGCTGTTCAAGGCGGCGATCGGCGGCTACGGCGGCATCGGCATCATCGTCGAAGCGGAGCTCGAACTCGCGCTCAACGCGCGCGTGGCGCGCAGCGACCGCAAGATGGACACGACGCAATACAAAACGTGGTTCGACGCCCATGTGCGCGGCCACGAGGACGTCGTGTTTCACAACTTCGATCTGTACCCGCCGCGCTATACGCATGGTCGTGCCGTGAGTTGGACGGTGACCGATGCGCCCGCCACCGCACCGCGTTTGCAACCGCTGTCTCGCGGCTTCTGGCTGGCCAAATATCTGCTGTGGGCGATCACCGAAACGCCGCTCGGCAAATTCCGCCGCGAATATTTTTACGATCCGTTGCTGCATTTGGGCAAGAAGGTGCACTGGCGCAACTACGAGGCCGGTTATGACGTCGCCGAACTCGAACCGGTCGGGCGCTCGCGCCGAACGTACGTGCTGCAGGAGTACTTCGTTCCAGCCGACGCTGTCGGCGATTTTGCGCGAGCGATGGGCGCCATTCTCGCGAAGCACGAGGTCAACGTCGTCAACATCTCCATACGGCATGCGCTCGCGGACAACGAGACCGTGATGGCATGGTCGCGCGGCGAGACGTTCGCCTTCGTGCTGTACTACAAGCAGCGCACGCGCGCGAGCGCGAAGGCACGCGTGGCCGTATGGACGCGCGCGCTGATCGACGCAGTGCTCACGGCCGGCGGCACGTACTATTTGCCCTACCAACTGCACGCAACCGACGAGCAGTTCCATCGTGCCTATCCGCGTGCGCGGGACATGTTCGCGCTGAAATCGGAACTCGATCCGCACTACCGTTTGCGCGGGGCCTTGTGGGACCGCTACTATGCGCCGCTGCTCGTGCGCGCATCGGCGCTCGCGCATGACGCGGTTGCGCCGCAACAGCCGGCGCAGCGCCCGTCGTTGTTCGCGCAGATCTACGGCGATGAGCGCGAGGCGGATCGCTTCTATGCGTTCTTGCAAAACATCTTCCACGTGCTGCCTGAAGATCGATTGCACACGCTGATTCAGGCCGAGACTGCGAAGCACGGCAGCGACGAGGCGATTTATCGTGGCATTCAGGTGGGCCTCAAGTCGATCACGCCGGCACTCGCCATGCTGACGCACGCGTTGCCGTCGCTTGCGGTGCAGAAGGCCGAAATGGGGCGTCAGGCCGCCACGCTGATCGGCGACACCGCGTTGCGCGATTATGTGGAGATCGGTACGACCGGCCGCTATGTGCGCGCGATGAAAAAGCACCTGCGATTGACCGGCGACGTGATGCTCGTGCATGACGTGGCACCCGGCATGAGTCCGGTCGACATCGTCGAGCGCGGACAGTTCGGCAAGCTCGGCGGCTTCGTGCCGCTGAACGACTACGCGCCGATCGCGCTGCCTGAGCGGAGCGCGGATCTCGTCAGTTGTTTCGTCGGTCTGCATCATATGGCGCCGGAAAAGCTCGCGCCGTTTCTCGCATCGATTGCGCGGATCACGCGGCCCGGCGGCTATTTCATCGTTCGCGATCACGACGTGACCACGCCCACGATGGATGCGTTCGTCTCGCTCGCGCATACGGTCTTCAACGCCGGGCTCGGCGAATCGTGGGAGACGAACCGCAAGGAGCCGCGGCATTTCGCGAGCGTCGACACGTGGATTGCTCGGATCGAGGCGGTGGGTTTTCGCCATACGGGGCTGCGGCTCGCGCAGGAAGGGGACCCGTCGGACAATTTGCTGCTCGCATTCGTACGCAACGCGATCTACACGGAAGTGGACACGCAAGCGAATGACCACAGCCGCTCCGCTGCAAGCGTAGATGTCGACGCTGGTATCGACGCCAACCTCGACGCAACCGGAGAGGCAGCATGA
- a CDS encoding MFS transporter — translation MSNPSVPTSRMSAPELRATVSLAGIFALRMLGLFMIMPVFTVYAKTIPGGENVLLVGIALGAYGVTQSMLYIFYGWASDKLGRKPVIATGLIIFAIGSFVAAMAHDMTWIIVGRVIQGMGAVSSAIIAFIADLTADEHRTKAMAMVGGSIGISFAVAIIGAPIVYEWVGMNGLFALVGVLSLVAVGVVFWIVPDAPKPVHVRAPFAEVLHNVELLRLNFGVLVLHATQTALFLVVPRILVAGGLPVASHWEVYLPVMGLSFVMMVPAIIAAEKRGKMKPVLCGAIALILIGQLFLGMAPHRILSVAAILFVYFLGFNILEASQPSLVSKLAPGTRKGAAAGVYNTTQSIGLALGGVGGGWLMKSVGQNAVFFTCSGLVLAWLIIAANMKAPRKV, via the coding sequence ATGTCCAATCCGTCCGTTCCTACCTCGCGTATGAGTGCGCCCGAGTTGCGCGCCACAGTGTCGCTTGCCGGCATCTTCGCGCTGCGCATGCTCGGCCTGTTCATGATCATGCCCGTCTTCACCGTCTACGCGAAGACGATTCCGGGCGGCGAGAACGTGTTGCTCGTCGGCATTGCGCTCGGCGCCTACGGCGTGACGCAGTCGATGCTCTACATCTTTTACGGATGGGCCTCCGACAAGCTGGGCCGCAAGCCCGTCATCGCGACGGGGCTGATCATTTTTGCGATCGGCAGCTTCGTCGCGGCGATGGCGCACGACATGACCTGGATCATCGTCGGCCGCGTCATTCAGGGGATGGGGGCCGTGTCCTCGGCCATCATCGCGTTCATTGCCGATTTGACGGCCGACGAGCATCGCACCAAGGCGATGGCGATGGTGGGCGGCAGCATCGGCATCTCGTTCGCCGTTGCGATCATCGGCGCACCGATCGTATACGAGTGGGTCGGGATGAACGGCTTGTTCGCGCTCGTCGGCGTGCTGTCGCTCGTCGCCGTCGGCGTCGTATTTTGGATCGTGCCCGATGCGCCCAAGCCCGTGCACGTACGCGCGCCGTTCGCCGAAGTGCTGCACAACGTCGAGCTGCTGCGGCTCAATTTCGGCGTGCTCGTGCTGCATGCGACGCAAACGGCGCTGTTTCTCGTCGTGCCGCGCATACTGGTTGCGGGCGGTTTGCCTGTCGCGTCGCATTGGGAAGTGTATTTGCCCGTCATGGGCTTGTCGTTCGTCATGATGGTGCCAGCCATCATCGCGGCGGAAAAGCGGGGCAAGATGAAGCCCGTGCTGTGCGGGGCCATCGCGCTTATCCTGATCGGCCAGTTGTTCCTCGGCATGGCACCGCATAGGATCTTGTCCGTGGCCGCGATTTTGTTCGTCTACTTTCTCGGCTTCAACATCCTCGAGGCGTCGCAGCCTTCGCTCGTGTCGAAGCTGGCGCCCGGCACGCGCAAGGGCGCGGCTGCGGGCGTCTATAACACGACGCAGTCGATCGGCCTGGCGCTTGGCGGCGTCGGGGGCGGTTGGCTGATGAAGTCGGTGGGCCAAAACGCGGTGTTTTTTACGTGTTCGGGGCTCGTGTTGGCCTGGCTTATAATCGCCGCCAATATGAAGGCGCCGCGTAAGGTTTGA
- a CDS encoding DUF805 domain-containing protein — protein MPVIPLFFAFLLTRGRITRSEWLTRVAIAALVCAAFGDLAGNAFADVGSGPFALLFIWSAIALATQRLHDIGRRGSALVFAIVPVIGPIWVVVQLLKRGAEHSNRFGADPASRADYLKVNIAE, from the coding sequence ATGCCGGTAATTCCTCTCTTCTTCGCATTCTTACTAACGCGCGGCCGCATTACACGCAGCGAATGGCTCACACGCGTCGCGATCGCGGCGCTCGTTTGCGCCGCGTTCGGTGATTTAGCCGGCAACGCGTTCGCAGACGTAGGCTCCGGGCCCTTTGCGCTCTTATTCATCTGGAGCGCGATCGCACTCGCCACCCAGCGTTTGCATGACATCGGCCGGCGCGGCAGTGCGCTCGTCTTCGCGATCGTGCCGGTGATCGGCCCGATCTGGGTGGTCGTGCAACTGCTCAAGCGCGGTGCCGAACATTCGAATCGCTTTGGTGCCGATCCAGCCAGCCGTGCCGACTATCTCAAGGTCAACATCGCGGAGTGA
- a CDS encoding RES family NAD+ phosphorylase, producing MNLHMLVSDRDGRSRGYLDGMGAALAGGRWSPRGKRAIYTSCRASTTLLELLVHTGGMLPATGRLYLVTLEIPDDCYESAYAPAPPPGWGELARDPRATVAIGEQWLATQEQLAMRVPSALSPLDFNVLLNPLHEDIATVEVVSKVPFLIDPNAFGGRRRTSIAAPIL from the coding sequence GTGAACCTTCACATGCTAGTGTCAGACCGGGACGGCCGGAGTCGCGGCTACCTTGACGGGATGGGAGCGGCACTCGCCGGAGGGCGCTGGAGCCCGCGCGGCAAGCGTGCCATCTACACGTCCTGCCGCGCATCGACCACCCTGCTCGAGTTGCTGGTGCACACGGGCGGCATGCTGCCAGCTACCGGGCGCCTGTACCTTGTCACGCTGGAGATCCCCGACGACTGCTACGAGAGCGCGTACGCGCCCGCGCCGCCCCCCGGATGGGGAGAACTAGCGCGCGACCCACGCGCGACGGTCGCCATTGGCGAGCAATGGCTGGCAACGCAGGAGCAGCTCGCGATGCGCGTGCCGTCCGCGCTCAGCCCGCTCGACTTCAACGTCCTGCTGAACCCGCTCCACGAAGACATAGCGACCGTTGAGGTCGTGTCGAAAGTGCCATTCCTGATCGACCCGAACGCTTTTGGCGGACGGCGCCGAACCAGTATAGCCGCGCCGATCCTTTAA
- a CDS encoding antitoxin Xre/MbcA/ParS toxin-binding domain-containing protein, whose product MPSIDHVGTHGLGAQEYDVELFDMLDPSEQRRLIKEGMAPEILERLARDVLCMSVLGLVKSLDLAPSTLQRRIKADKHDPNRRLSPAESDRVARVLIILKSAREFFGNRELAVEWMKRPLVQLNLDRPLDVLDTQPGYDRVKDILLRASEGVSA is encoded by the coding sequence ATGCCTTCGATCGACCACGTCGGTACCCACGGACTTGGTGCTCAGGAGTATGACGTCGAGCTTTTCGACATGCTCGATCCGAGCGAGCAAAGACGCCTGATTAAGGAAGGCATGGCGCCTGAGATCCTTGAGCGCCTCGCCAGGGATGTACTGTGCATGTCCGTGCTCGGGCTCGTAAAAAGCCTGGATCTTGCACCCTCAACTCTGCAACGCCGCATCAAGGCCGACAAACACGACCCCAACCGCCGTTTGTCACCCGCAGAGTCCGACCGCGTCGCGCGCGTGCTGATCATCCTCAAGTCTGCGCGAGAGTTCTTCGGCAACCGGGAACTGGCGGTGGAATGGATGAAGCGGCCGCTTGTACAACTGAACCTCGATCGCCCGCTCGACGTCCTCGACACGCAGCCGGGATACGATCGCGTGAAGGACATCCTGCTGCGCGCGAGTGAGGGAGTCTCGGCGTGA
- a CDS encoding RpiR family transcriptional regulator, producing MYAFRDLFEDTGWRMEVAAGSDHPEDIRLSSEHGQTYHTVLKSFNEGRTDRVTALFAQALLEARARARKYHVRPAVLIWVRSASRSLVERLVDFHQEYGDGEPFAVLSMDGTQYVQFPGLHLFERPDASTSSHRASHSTPPRLVFTDRFQWMLKLLLTVDIKRQDLIAADPVRYRTATDLARVAGVSTMTATRLLNALKAEGFLESTTFLTIVRRRQLAERWKAEYRKPALALPMKFLSPAAPDEQLRKLLTKETGFLGLFAAAKALGYGHVQGVPATVWVPNLMAAEDWRPLRRAREGERPDLILQQPSFPQTLQRGVVFRDGIAVTDILQTWLDVSAHPARGAEQAAELEHGILANVIGDSA from the coding sequence TTGTACGCCTTCCGCGATTTGTTCGAGGACACCGGATGGAGGATGGAAGTAGCTGCGGGGTCGGATCATCCCGAGGACATCCGCCTGTCTAGCGAGCACGGTCAAACCTACCACACGGTCCTAAAGTCGTTCAATGAAGGGCGAACTGATCGCGTCACAGCACTCTTTGCGCAGGCGCTGCTCGAGGCGCGCGCGCGCGCGAGGAAGTACCACGTCCGGCCCGCCGTACTGATCTGGGTTCGGAGTGCCTCGCGGTCTCTCGTCGAACGCCTGGTAGATTTCCATCAGGAGTACGGCGACGGAGAGCCGTTCGCTGTTCTTTCCATGGACGGAACCCAGTATGTCCAATTTCCGGGGCTGCATCTTTTTGAGCGCCCCGACGCGTCGACCAGTTCGCACCGGGCTAGTCACAGCACCCCGCCGCGCCTAGTGTTCACGGATCGCTTCCAGTGGATGCTCAAGCTTCTGCTGACGGTCGACATCAAGCGCCAGGATCTGATCGCCGCCGATCCCGTGCGCTACCGCACGGCGACCGACCTGGCGCGCGTCGCCGGCGTCTCTACAATGACGGCTACCCGGCTGCTCAATGCTCTGAAAGCGGAGGGTTTTCTCGAGTCCACAACCTTCCTCACCATCGTGCGACGTCGCCAGCTCGCGGAGCGTTGGAAGGCTGAGTACCGGAAGCCGGCGCTCGCGCTTCCGATGAAGTTCCTGTCGCCGGCGGCACCCGACGAGCAGCTTCGAAAGCTCCTAACAAAGGAGACTGGCTTTCTTGGTCTTTTCGCCGCCGCCAAAGCGCTCGGCTATGGGCATGTTCAGGGCGTGCCGGCTACCGTCTGGGTTCCCAACCTGATGGCAGCCGAGGACTGGCGTCCGCTGCGTCGCGCCCGGGAAGGTGAGCGCCCCGATCTGATCCTGCAGCAGCCCAGCTTCCCGCAAACGCTACAGCGGGGCGTGGTCTTCCGCGACGGCATAGCGGTCACGGACATCCTCCAGACTTGGCTCGATGTCTCGGCTCACCCGGCGCGCGGCGCCGAGCAGGCCGCCGAGCTTGAACACGGCATTCTCGCAAACGTGATTGGAGACAGTGCGTGA
- a CDS encoding GSU2403 family nucleotidyltransferase fold protein: MSDLVEFSKLATTLEPWRPRIVFVGGWAYRLYQYEARAYKPDYAAVFTQDADVAYAEREPLEGDIKKALEGAGFKEEPNFAGGFRPPAMRYTLGEQANGFYAEFLTPLTGSGWRRNKSRTEREPDATVANAGVVAQKLRHLEVLLHEPWLVTIPAADSGLGEAVADLRIPNPVSFMVQKLLIRDDRIREKRAQDVLYIYDAMYIFNGAIEDDLVPIWKSLDGTLTDAQRKSVRAGVKALFTDVNDIIREAVTIPTDRRIDPDDMLKLCQNGFGEILGEAD, encoded by the coding sequence GTGAGCGACCTCGTCGAATTCAGCAAACTCGCGACGACTCTGGAACCCTGGCGCCCCAGGATCGTGTTCGTTGGCGGCTGGGCTTACCGGCTCTACCAATATGAGGCACGCGCCTACAAGCCCGACTACGCGGCGGTCTTCACGCAGGACGCCGATGTAGCCTACGCCGAACGGGAGCCACTCGAAGGCGATATCAAGAAAGCGCTCGAGGGCGCGGGGTTCAAGGAGGAGCCGAATTTCGCGGGTGGTTTCCGGCCCCCCGCGATGCGTTACACGCTCGGCGAGCAAGCCAACGGGTTCTACGCTGAATTCCTTACGCCGCTGACGGGCAGCGGCTGGCGGCGCAACAAGTCGAGGACGGAGCGCGAGCCGGACGCGACCGTTGCCAACGCCGGCGTCGTCGCCCAGAAGCTGCGTCACCTTGAAGTGCTGTTGCATGAGCCTTGGCTCGTGACGATCCCCGCTGCGGATTCCGGCCTCGGCGAGGCCGTGGCCGACCTGCGCATCCCGAACCCCGTGAGTTTCATGGTCCAGAAGCTGCTGATCCGTGATGATCGGATCCGGGAAAAGCGCGCCCAGGATGTGCTCTACATCTACGATGCGATGTACATCTTCAACGGTGCTATCGAAGATGACCTCGTCCCGATCTGGAAGAGCCTCGATGGCACCCTCACGGATGCACAACGCAAATCCGTTCGCGCGGGCGTCAAAGCGCTATTCACTGACGTGAACGACATCATCCGTGAAGCGGTGACGATCCCTACGGACCGCAGGATCGATCCTGACGACATGCTCAAGCTGTGCCAGAACGGGTTCGGAGAGATTCTCGGAGAGGCCGACTAG
- a CDS encoding acetoacetate decarboxylase, with protein MTEDEIRNSAFAMPILNPAYPRPPFRFVDREYFIISYETDMAALKAVVPEPLEVDQPIVHYEFIRMPDSSGFGDYTESGQVISVVDEDGNRGSYTHAMYLDDEGPIAGGREIWGFPKKLASPRLSIDGKDTLLGTLDYGTQRIATGTMGYKYREIDKAAEGRKLAETPNYLLKVIPHVDGSARVCELVRFFLRDVDVLGAWEGPAALELHPHALAPVADLPVRKIVGARHFVANLTLDIGEVVYDYLAPDESVKLAANR; from the coding sequence GTGACAGAAGACGAAATCCGCAACAGCGCGTTTGCGATGCCCATCCTCAATCCGGCGTATCCGCGTCCGCCTTTTCGCTTTGTCGATCGCGAGTACTTCATCATTTCGTACGAGACGGACATGGCCGCGCTCAAGGCCGTCGTTCCGGAGCCGCTCGAGGTCGACCAGCCGATCGTCCATTACGAGTTCATCCGCATGCCCGACTCGTCGGGCTTCGGCGACTACACGGAGAGCGGTCAGGTGATTTCGGTCGTCGACGAGGATGGCAACCGTGGAAGCTATACGCATGCCATGTATCTCGACGATGAAGGCCCCATCGCGGGCGGCAGGGAGATCTGGGGTTTTCCGAAGAAGCTTGCTTCGCCGCGGCTCTCCATCGATGGCAAAGATACGCTGCTCGGCACGCTCGACTACGGAACACAGCGGATCGCCACGGGCACGATGGGTTATAAATATCGCGAAATCGATAAGGCGGCCGAGGGTCGCAAGCTCGCCGAGACGCCCAACTATCTGCTCAAGGTCATCCCGCACGTGGATGGATCGGCGCGCGTGTGCGAACTGGTCCGTTTCTTCCTGCGCGATGTCGACGTGCTCGGCGCGTGGGAGGGACCCGCGGCGCTCGAGTTGCATCCGCACGCACTCGCACCGGTCGCGGACCTGCCCGTGCGTAAGATCGTCGGCGCGCGTCACTTCGTCGCGAATCTGACGCTCGATATCGGTGAAGTGGTGTACGACTATCTCGCGCCCGACGAGTCCGTGAAGCTTGCCGCCAATCGGTAG